In Mastigocladopsis repens PCC 10914, a single window of DNA contains:
- a CDS encoding two-partner secretion domain-containing protein yields MSFGEIRLDWWQSLGIAIGSAIILYANSSIAQITPDATLPNNSNVGLEGNTRIIEGGTTRGGNLFHSFSEFSVPNGATAFFNNAQDIQNIISRVTGKSISEIDGLIKANGRANLFLINPNGIIFGKDARLDIGGSFLATTASSLKFADDSLFSTSLDTTNTSLLTISVPIGLQYGSNPGSIQLQGSNLQVNTGKTLALLGGNLSMDGGKLSALGGQVELGGLAGTGTVGLNIDSTGNLLSLSFPSQVQRADVSLTNQAQVDVTAAGGGSIAVNARNLDILGRSSLNAGISNNSGSVDTNAGNITVDATETVTLTESSLIANQINSGATGTSGTINLVASSLNLFSGSQLFTSTYGQGNAGNVNVNVRDAISVDGENPGISTSGIISSVAETGVGNGGDISITTGSMAVTNGAQLNTLTLNQGDAGNVSINARDTVSFDGAGNNGGASGILSSVGTTGVGNAGEINITAGSLSLTGGAQLNALTQGQGDAGNVNINARDTVSFDGANINGGVSGAFSSVDETGVGNGGNIDITTGSLSLTGGAGLYVITQGQGNAGKVRIEARDTVSIHGVNSNGGSSGIFSSVDTTGVGNSGDIEITTGSLLLTNGGGLFASTSGQGDAGNVNINARDRVSFDGVNSVSGGGSGIYSSVEAQGVGKGGDITITTNSLSATNGGGLFASTSGQGDAGNVNINARDRVSFDGVNSVYGGGSGIYSSVEAQGVGKGGDITITTNSLSATNGGGLFASTSGQGDAGNVNINARDRVSFDGVNSIYGGGSGIYSSVEAQGVGKGGDINITTASLSLTSSALVSASSLGQGTAGDIEVTSGSIKLDKQADIQAETASGNGGNINLRVEDLLLLRRNSQVSTNAGTAQAGGDGGNITINAPNGFIVAVPNENSDITANAYTGTGGRVQINTFGIYGTQFRDEENPQTSDITASSQFGRSGSVEQNTSVTEPDSGLINLPSVPVDTEVAQGCNSPNYAQSSFIITGRGGLPPNPKDVLTPDAVQIDWVSLNPEVEKSSSTNISTNPNTTPPAPIVEATGWVFGSKGEVIFTAQTPTQHQSSWQTSPKCHEK; encoded by the coding sequence ATGTCTTTTGGAGAGATACGTTTGGATTGGTGGCAAAGTCTAGGAATTGCAATTGGAAGTGCGATCATCTTGTATGCAAATAGCTCGATTGCTCAAATTACCCCAGATGCTACTCTCCCAAATAATTCCAACGTCGGATTAGAGGGCAATACCAGAATTATTGAGGGTGGAACGACAAGAGGTGGCAATCTATTCCACAGCTTCTCTGAGTTTTCTGTTCCCAATGGAGCGACAGCTTTCTTTAACAATGCACAGGATATTCAAAACATTATTAGTCGTGTAACGGGTAAGTCTATCTCTGAAATTGATGGTTTAATCAAAGCTAACGGTAGAGCGAACCTGTTTCTGATTAATCCCAATGGGATTATCTTTGGTAAAGATGCCAGGTTAGATATTGGCGGTTCATTTCTGGCAACTACGGCAAGTAGTCTTAAATTTGCTGATGATAGCCTCTTCAGCACCTCACTAGATACTACTAACACTTCCTTACTGACTATTAGCGTCCCCATAGGGTTGCAATATGGCAGCAATCCAGGGAGTATTCAACTGCAAGGGTCTAACCTACAGGTAAATACAGGTAAGACATTAGCGCTTTTAGGAGGTAATCTAAGCATGGATGGTGGGAAACTCTCAGCTCTAGGGGGTCAAGTCGAGTTGGGAGGATTAGCAGGAACAGGAACGGTCGGGCTAAACATTGACAGCACTGGCAATCTTCTGAGTTTGAGTTTTCCATCTCAAGTGCAACGAGCTGATGTTTCGCTCACCAATCAAGCTCAAGTAGATGTCACAGCTGCTGGCGGTGGTAGCATTGCTGTCAATGCTCGCAACCTCGATATTTTAGGAAGAAGTAGCCTGAATGCTGGCATCAGTAACAATTCGGGGTCAGTTGACACAAATGCTGGCAATATTACCGTTGATGCAACAGAAACAGTCACCCTGACCGAGTCTAGCTTGATTGCTAATCAAATCAATTCCGGAGCCACTGGTACTAGTGGCACTATCAATCTAGTTGCTAGCTCGCTTAACTTATTCAGTGGCTCTCAACTATTTACCAGTACCTATGGACAAGGAAATGCGGGCAACGTGAATGTCAATGTCCGCGATGCGATTTCCGTTGATGGAGAAAATCCGGGTATAAGCACCAGTGGGATCATCAGCTCAGTCGCTGAAACAGGTGTGGGCAATGGAGGTGATATCAGCATCACGACTGGGTCGATGGCAGTGACTAATGGTGCTCAACTGAATACCCTGACCTTGAACCAGGGGGATGCAGGTAACGTGAGTATCAATGCCCGCGATACGGTTTCCTTTGATGGAGCAGGAAACAATGGAGGTGCTAGCGGCATACTCAGCAGCGTGGGCACAACAGGTGTGGGCAACGCGGGCGAAATTAACATTACGGCAGGGTCGCTTTCGTTAACAGGAGGCGCTCAACTAAATGCCCTCACTCAAGGACAGGGAGATGCGGGCAACGTGAATATCAATGCCCGTGATACCGTTTCCTTCGATGGAGCCAATATTAATGGAGGTGTGAGTGGGGCATTTAGCAGTGTAGATGAGACAGGGGTAGGCAACGGAGGTAATATCGACATCACGACTGGGTCCCTTTCGCTGACAGGGGGTGCTGGATTGTATGTCATCACTCAAGGACAGGGAAATGCGGGCAAAGTGAGGATCGAAGCCCGCGATACGGTATCCATTCATGGGGTGAATAGCAATGGAGGCTCTAGTGGGATATTTAGCAGTGTAGACACAACAGGTGTGGGCAATAGCGGTGATATTGAGATCACGACTGGATCGCTTTTGCTGACCAATGGCGGTGGACTTTTTGCTAGCACTTCCGGGCAGGGGGATGCAGGTAACGTAAATATCAATGCTCGTGATCGCGTCTCATTTGATGGAGTGAATAGTGTCTCTGGAGGCGGTAGTGGAATATACAGTAGTGTGGAAGCACAAGGGGTGGGCAAGGGAGGCGATATTACAATCACAACTAATTCGCTGTCGGCAACCAATGGCGGCGGACTTTTTGCTAGCACCTCCGGGCAGGGGGATGCAGGTAACGTAAATATCAATGCTCGTGATCGTGTCTCCTTCGATGGAGTGAATAGCGTCTATGGAGGCGGTAGTGGAATATACAGTAGTGTGGAAGCACAAGGGGTGGGCAAGGGAGGCGATATTACAATCACAACTAATTCGCTGTCGGCAACCAATGGCGGCGGACTTTTTGCTAGCACCTCCGGGCAGGGGGATGCAGGTAACGTAAATATCAATGCTCGTGATCGCGTCTCCTTCGATGGAGTGAATAGCATCTATGGAGGCGGTAGTGGAATATACAGTAGTGTGGAAGCACAAGGGGTGGGCAAGGGAGGTGATATCAACATCACCACTGCCTCACTGTCTCTAACGAGTAGCGCTTTAGTGTCTGCAAGCAGTTTGGGACAGGGAACTGCTGGAGACATTGAAGTTACCTCTGGCTCTATTAAGCTAGATAAGCAAGCAGATATCCAAGCTGAAACTGCATCTGGTAATGGTGGTAACATCAACTTACGAGTCGAAGACTTGTTACTCTTGCGTCGCAACAGCCAAGTCTCCACTAATGCCGGCACTGCTCAAGCTGGCGGTGATGGCGGTAACATTACCATCAACGCCCCTAACGGCTTCATCGTTGCCGTCCCTAATGAAAATAGCGACATTACCGCTAATGCTTACACAGGCACAGGTGGTAGAGTCCAAATCAACACTTTTGGGATCTATGGTACTCAATTTCGAGACGAAGAAAACCCACAAACAAGCGACATCACGGCTAGTTCCCAGTTTGGACGCAGCGGTTCTGTAGAACAGAACACATCTGTCACTGAGCCTGACAGTGGCTTAATCAACTTGCCATCAGTACCAGTTGACACGGAAGTCGCCCAAGGTTGCAACTCCCCTAACTACGCTCAAAGCAGTTTTATCATCACCGGACGCGGCGGTTTACCCCCTAACCCCAAAGATGTTCTCACACCTGACGCCGTGCAGATAGATTGGGTCAGTCTCAATCCTGAGGTAGAGAAAAGCTCAAGCACAAATATTTCCACCAATCCTAATACTACTCCACCAGCCCCAATAGTTGAAGCGACTGGGTGGGTATTCGGTTCCAAGGGCGAAGTGATATTTACAGCACAAACCCCAACACAACACCAGAGTTCTTGGCAAACATCACCAAAGTGCCATGAAAAGTAA
- a CDS encoding ShlB/FhaC/HecB family hemolysin secretion/activation protein has protein sequence MKSKFSNKLAVQDTSFRGFAVSTLVLKRQLQATLYLQISIVALLLIIPERLTAQVVTPVQLPNGNSFQSQQLPPPQDVQPPPPSPTPSPKPPQPLPPQEDLLPPSRQTPTPSEPIPGKLPETIIVKRFEVIGSTVFSPEELAKVLAPFTNRPISLTEVYQARTAITESYVKRGYITSGAYIPLQTMQGGVVRIQVVEGRLEDIQVTGTRRLKRNYIRSRLGRATSPPLNRERLLQALQLLQLNPLIQNLSAELTAGSRPGASILLVQIREAQTFSTQIVLDNRRSPSVGSFRRRLQVNEANLLGFGDGLSLAYTNTDGSNAFDASYTFPLNPRNGTLSFYYGTTSSEIIERPFNILDIQSASRYYELTLRQPLIQTPSQEFALGLTASRRESEASYNPLDIERIGFPSIGADEEGRTRVSALRFFQEWTSRNSREVIAARSQFSFGLGALGATINDDPPDSRFFSWQGQAQLVRLLAPDTLLFLRADMQLASRALLPLEQIGLGGLDSVRGYRQDFLLRDNGAFASTEVQVPILRVPQINGVLQIIPFVDFGVGWNSSDTEDSDTENSDPNTLASVGLGLRWSQGERFTARLDWGIPLISVDSTKRTWQENGLYFSIQYNPF, from the coding sequence ATGAAAAGTAAATTTTCAAACAAGCTAGCAGTCCAGGATACAAGCTTTAGGGGGTTTGCCGTGAGCACTTTAGTGCTAAAGCGTCAATTACAAGCTACGCTCTACTTACAGATCAGTATAGTTGCATTGCTGCTCATCATTCCTGAACGCCTCACAGCACAAGTTGTCACTCCTGTACAACTACCAAATGGCAATTCTTTCCAAAGTCAACAACTCCCACCGCCACAGGATGTGCAACCACCCCCACCTTCTCCAACTCCCTCACCCAAACCGCCACAGCCACTGCCTCCACAAGAAGACTTACTTCCACCCTCTCGCCAAACTCCTACACCTAGTGAACCCATCCCTGGCAAACTTCCTGAAACTATTATCGTTAAACGATTTGAAGTTATAGGCAGCACCGTATTTAGCCCTGAAGAGTTAGCAAAAGTACTTGCTCCCTTTACTAACCGACCTATCTCACTGACTGAAGTGTATCAAGCTCGTACCGCCATCACAGAATCATACGTCAAAAGGGGTTACATCACTTCTGGAGCATATATCCCTCTTCAAACAATGCAGGGAGGTGTTGTCAGAATCCAAGTAGTTGAGGGTAGATTGGAAGACATCCAAGTCACAGGTACTAGGCGATTAAAACGAAATTATATACGCAGTCGCTTAGGTAGAGCTACGTCACCGCCTCTGAACAGAGAGCGTCTGCTACAAGCCTTGCAACTGCTACAACTTAATCCTTTGATTCAAAACCTGTCTGCTGAACTCACAGCAGGGTCGCGTCCAGGTGCAAGCATACTACTAGTCCAGATAAGAGAGGCACAAACCTTCAGTACCCAAATCGTTCTTGATAATAGGCGATCGCCTAGTGTTGGTAGTTTCCGTCGGCGATTACAAGTTAACGAAGCTAATTTACTTGGATTTGGAGATGGTCTGAGTTTAGCATACACCAACACCGATGGCAGCAACGCCTTTGATGCTAGCTACACATTTCCCCTCAATCCCCGCAATGGTACTCTTAGCTTTTACTACGGCACGACATCTAGCGAAATCATTGAACGTCCTTTCAATATCCTAGATATACAATCAGCTTCCCGCTACTACGAACTAACATTGCGCCAACCACTCATCCAAACTCCCTCGCAAGAATTCGCCCTTGGTTTGACTGCTTCTCGACGAGAAAGCGAAGCTTCATACAATCCTCTAGACATTGAAAGAATTGGCTTTCCTTCAATTGGGGCTGATGAGGAGGGACGCACTAGAGTATCAGCTTTGCGATTTTTTCAAGAATGGACGAGTCGCAACAGCCGTGAAGTTATCGCGGCTCGCTCTCAGTTTAGCTTTGGATTGGGTGCGTTGGGTGCCACAATTAATGATGACCCACCCGATAGCCGTTTTTTCTCATGGCAAGGACAGGCTCAATTGGTACGTCTTCTGGCTCCTGACACCTTACTGTTCCTTCGTGCAGATATGCAACTGGCATCAAGAGCACTCCTCCCTTTAGAGCAGATTGGCTTAGGAGGTTTGGATAGTGTTCGTGGCTACCGTCAAGATTTCCTACTTAGAGATAATGGCGCTTTTGCTTCTACTGAAGTCCAAGTCCCAATTCTTCGCGTACCCCAGATTAATGGTGTTTTACAAATTATCCCCTTTGTTGATTTCGGTGTAGGCTGGAACAGTTCAGATACAGAAGATTCTGATACAGAAAATTCAGACCCTAACACCTTAGCATCCGTCGGTCTTGGTTTGCGCTGGTCACAGGGAGAGCGCTTTACCGCTCGTCTTGACTGGGGTATTCCTTTAATATCTGTTGATTCAACGAAAAGAACATGGCAGGAAAACGGTCTGTATTTTTCCATACAATACAATCCTTTTTGA
- a CDS encoding CHAT domain-containing protein, producing the protein MSGRSRSAPYAPTKLRFVASNRRFEGRVSEGNPPGIYGRTRKGWLTRCLLALLTAFLCTVVSPFLATVLAVNYTTQTTPNSTAQTENSVQQAKALYDAGRFAEAVKVLEQAATTFGATGDKLNEAMTLSNLSLVYQQLGQWTQAEKAIRKAIASLHAQSLNLLKNGDNSKQRFAIFAQALDVQGRLQLAQGQTQAALSTWQEAAKIYKQIGDEATLTRNRINTAQAMQALGLYRQASKILTEVQQSFTKLPDSPLKATGLRSLGNILRVVGDLNKSREVLEESLTVAKRVQSSTATGDTLLSLGNTALAQGKTQLSLDNKALAEKETQAALKYYQQAALVARPTTRIQAQLNQLSLLVEKEQFPAALALGSQIQPEMSKLPPSRTSVYAQINYAQSITQLRQKTTVETSSWLDIAQILSSAVEQARSLKDQRAESYGLGTLGGLYEKTKQFSEAQNLTKQALLIAQTLEPPDIAYQWQWQLGRLLKAQGDIKGATAAYDEAFKTLESLRSDLVAINPEIQFSFRESVEPVYRELVDLRLQNQGNSETMQYNLTQARNVIESLQLAELNNFFRSPCVEAKVAIDTVVQQDKKAAIIYPIILPDRIEVILTLPEQKELRKYTTVIPQEKVESTVQNLRKSLLDVAGTFQVQEKSQEIYNWLIRPAEALLSKSGIKTLVFVLDSSLQNIPMGVLYDAQQQKYLVEKYAIALTPGLRLFDPKPLQQVQLKALTAGVGEQRFGFPPLQNVPRELKEIQSEVPRSEELLNQEFTKTNLQKELQLAPFSVVHIATHGEFSSDPQKTFILTWDDLLEVKDFDTLLRVSESSRSSNIELLVLSACKTALGDKRAALGLAGVAVRAGARSTLASLWSVDDQSTADLMSEFYRQLKNGVAKAEALQRAQLAVFAKDNSPYFWAPYVLLGNWL; encoded by the coding sequence ATGTCTGGGCGCTCGCGTAGCGCGCCCTATGCCCCAACAAAGCTCCGCTTTGTTGCCTCGAATCGAAGATTCGAGGGGAGAGTTTCTGAAGGAAACCCTCCGGGCATATACGGGCGAACGCGTAAGGGTTGGCTAACTCGGTGTTTATTAGCGCTGCTTACCGCGTTTCTATGCACAGTAGTTTCACCATTTTTGGCAACCGTTCTTGCTGTTAATTATACTACCCAGACGACACCAAACAGCACGGCTCAAACTGAAAACTCTGTGCAACAGGCCAAAGCACTCTATGATGCTGGACGGTTTGCTGAAGCGGTTAAAGTTTTGGAACAGGCAGCTACTACCTTTGGAGCTACTGGGGATAAACTCAACGAAGCTATGACTTTGAGCAATCTTTCCCTGGTGTATCAGCAACTTGGACAATGGACTCAGGCAGAAAAGGCGATTCGCAAGGCGATAGCTTCGCTTCACGCCCAAAGCCTGAATCTGTTAAAAAATGGCGACAACTCAAAACAACGTTTTGCCATCTTTGCCCAAGCCTTAGATGTGCAAGGGCGGTTACAATTGGCACAAGGACAAACTCAAGCCGCGCTCTCGACTTGGCAAGAAGCCGCAAAGATTTACAAGCAAATAGGTGATGAGGCGACGTTAACCCGCAACCGTATCAATACTGCTCAAGCTATGCAAGCTTTGGGACTTTACCGTCAGGCTAGTAAGATTTTAACAGAGGTTCAGCAATCCTTCACAAAGCTTCCAGACTCGCCACTCAAAGCTACTGGACTGCGTAGTCTCGGTAATATCCTCAGAGTCGTTGGTGATTTAAATAAATCACGGGAAGTCTTGGAGGAAAGTTTAACAGTCGCAAAGCGAGTACAATCATCAACAGCGACTGGGGATACTTTGCTCAGTCTAGGTAACACAGCTCTCGCCCAAGGAAAAACTCAACTCAGTCTAGACAACAAAGCCTTGGCTGAAAAAGAAACTCAAGCTGCATTAAAATACTACCAACAGGCTGCTCTTGTCGCACGACCTACTACGCGTATTCAAGCACAGCTTAATCAACTTAGCTTACTTGTGGAAAAGGAACAATTTCCTGCTGCATTGGCTTTGGGATCCCAAATCCAACCAGAAATGAGCAAGTTGCCCCCCAGCAGAACCTCAGTATATGCCCAGATTAATTATGCCCAAAGTATAACGCAATTGAGACAGAAAACTACCGTAGAGACTTCCTCATGGCTGGATATTGCTCAGATCTTGTCCAGTGCTGTGGAGCAGGCGCGAAGCTTAAAAGACCAACGAGCAGAATCTTATGGACTTGGTACTCTTGGCGGGTTGTACGAAAAAACCAAGCAGTTCTCTGAGGCACAAAACCTCACTAAGCAAGCACTGCTCATCGCCCAAACTCTTGAGCCGCCAGACATTGCTTATCAGTGGCAATGGCAGTTGGGACGTTTACTCAAAGCTCAGGGAGATATAAAAGGAGCAACTGCCGCATACGATGAAGCATTCAAAACCCTTGAGTCTCTACGTAGCGATTTAGTCGCCATTAATCCTGAAATTCAGTTTTCCTTCCGTGAGAGTGTGGAACCTGTGTATCGGGAGTTGGTTGATTTGCGTTTGCAGAATCAGGGAAACTCTGAAACTATGCAATACAATCTCACGCAAGCTCGTAATGTGATCGAATCACTCCAACTTGCAGAACTGAACAACTTCTTTCGCTCACCCTGTGTGGAAGCTAAGGTAGCAATTGACACAGTAGTACAGCAGGACAAAAAAGCAGCAATCATCTATCCAATTATTTTACCAGACCGTATAGAAGTTATTCTCACCTTGCCTGAACAAAAAGAACTTCGCAAGTATACAACAGTCATACCTCAAGAGAAAGTAGAAAGCACTGTACAAAACCTGCGGAAAAGCCTATTAGATGTTGCTGGGACTTTTCAGGTTCAGGAAAAGTCGCAGGAGATATATAATTGGTTAATTCGACCAGCAGAAGCACTCTTAAGCAAGAGTGGCATCAAAACCTTAGTGTTTGTTCTGGATAGTTCGTTGCAAAATATCCCGATGGGCGTTCTGTACGACGCACAGCAGCAGAAATATCTGGTAGAGAAATATGCGATCGCTCTAACTCCTGGTTTGCGACTTTTTGACCCCAAACCATTGCAACAAGTACAGCTAAAAGCTTTAACTGCCGGAGTCGGCGAACAACGCTTTGGGTTTCCTCCATTGCAAAATGTGCCACGGGAATTGAAAGAAATCCAGTCTGAGGTACCCAGGAGTGAAGAACTGTTAAATCAAGAGTTTACCAAAACCAATCTGCAAAAGGAGCTACAATTAGCTCCTTTCTCCGTGGTTCATATAGCGACTCACGGCGAGTTCAGTTCCGACCCGCAAAAAACCTTTATTCTTACCTGGGATGATCTGCTTGAGGTTAAGGATTTTGACACTTTACTGCGAGTTAGTGAATCTAGTAGGTCTAGCAACATCGAATTACTTGTCTTGAGTGCTTGCAAAACTGCGCTTGGAGATAAACGAGCAGCATTAGGATTAGCTGGAGTCGCTGTGCGGGCGGGCGCACGCAGTACTCTAGCAAGTTTATGGTCAGTAGACGACCAGTCTACCGCAGATTTGATGAGCGAGTTCTACCGACAGTTAAAGAATGGGGTGGCTAAAGCCGAAGCACTCCAGCGTGCTCAACTTGCGGTTTTTGCGAAGGATAACAGTCCTTATTTCTGGGCACCTTATGTGCTGCTGGGGAATTGGTTATGA
- a CDS encoding DUF928 domain-containing protein has translation MKLAGVIPVILLCVASYSSQVYAQVSQPTKNPNVNTQKRLEKLNFPRSGAPIGRRQGGARRNGCPNLKQSVTALVPGERTVNDESISFLALTVSEYPTFWVYVPELPTNVRFGEFIFQDEKGKNIYRTSLTLPEKSGVIGINLPENPQYALKQDNKYQWYFKVYCGNPQNTSDYYYVKAWVQRVALTPNLESQLKAAKPKEYTAYAVNNIWQDALTNLVNLRRINSGSSVLAQDWSNLLKAVGLEEFAAVPIVQRYTLEK, from the coding sequence ATGAAACTTGCTGGCGTTATACCTGTGATACTCCTTTGTGTTGCGAGTTACTCCTCACAAGTATATGCACAGGTTAGCCAACCGACTAAGAATCCTAATGTTAATACACAAAAGCGCCTTGAAAAATTGAACTTTCCACGTAGCGGTGCACCTATCGGTCGCCGCCAAGGAGGGGCAAGGCGTAATGGCTGCCCAAACCTGAAGCAGTCTGTGACTGCCTTGGTGCCAGGTGAGAGAACTGTAAATGATGAATCAATATCTTTCTTAGCATTGACAGTCTCTGAGTATCCAACCTTTTGGGTTTATGTGCCAGAATTACCTACCAACGTACGCTTTGGAGAGTTTATATTTCAAGATGAAAAAGGCAAAAATATCTACCGAACATCTTTGACGCTGCCTGAAAAGTCTGGTGTTATTGGCATTAACCTGCCAGAAAATCCGCAATATGCTCTTAAGCAAGACAACAAGTATCAGTGGTACTTCAAAGTTTATTGTGGAAATCCGCAAAATACATCTGATTATTATTACGTTAAAGCATGGGTGCAAAGAGTCGCGCTCACCCCGAACCTTGAAAGTCAGTTAAAGGCGGCAAAACCAAAAGAATACACTGCCTATGCTGTTAATAATATTTGGCAGGATGCCCTAACCAATTTAGTCAACTTGCGTCGCATCAATTCAGGTTCGTCAGTGCTTGCACAGGATTGGAGTAATTTGTTAAAAGCTGTTGGCTTAGAAGAATTTGCAGCAGTGCCGATTGTGCAACGTTATACTTTGGAAAAATAA
- a CDS encoding CHASE2 domain-containing protein, protein MEKLVVLKLDGDLEYQGFRVTLEIGSDFAPPEIEISGNLPPAPDLATYLRQWQQKYRILGMPSRIKPQDIIYDGFIKTRISECRQKAKVLTDCLQRWLDCEEFRCINNTLREELRRDEAIRVLIRTDNFELHRIPWHLWDFFNRYSLAEFALTTTTSQTPPKAVRKHRVRVLAILGNSSGIDVQLDRQLLENLPNAEIVFLVEPQRKELNNYLWQQWDILFFAGHSETADNTGLISINKTDTLSIEELKYGLKRAIEQGLQIAIFNSCDGLGLTRQLASLNIPQMIIMREPVPDEVAQEFLKHFLKAFSGGQSLYLASREAREKLQGLEDKFPNATWLPVIFQNPRVVPLTWKELSTQQTEPKRHFLSVLMASVLVTSLVMGVRYWGILQPWELQAYDHLMQLRPAIEISDPRLVIVTVDEADIYYQNQKGMKGRGSLSDKALAQLLQKLEQYQPTTIGIDIYRDFSVDPSYPDLITRLKQDERIFAVCKVPAESDGAPDGIHPPYEVPKERQTFSDVLADEDEVARRQLLYLTPPAKSPCTAEYAFSLQLARHYLRSKGIKADITPQGYLQIGKVLFKPLKEHTSGYQKVSAIGYQVLLNYRSLSNQEKIADSISLRDVLNDNDQIDSELLKNRIVLIGVTAPSTVDHWKTPSHKKKIPGLFVQAQMISHILSAVENDRPLLWWWSWWVETLWVWGWSLVAGIIAWRCSKPLYLGLAVAGALLTLFGICFAIFTQAGWIPLVPPALTLILTSMAVVWRIRR, encoded by the coding sequence ATGGAGAAATTAGTTGTTCTTAAGTTGGATGGTGATTTGGAATATCAGGGATTTCGAGTGACGCTGGAGATTGGCTCAGATTTTGCTCCTCCAGAAATAGAAATCTCTGGTAACTTGCCACCTGCACCCGACTTGGCTACCTACTTGCGTCAATGGCAGCAAAAGTATCGCATTTTAGGGATGCCAAGTCGTATCAAGCCACAAGATATTATTTACGATGGCTTCATCAAAACACGAATTTCAGAATGCCGCCAAAAAGCTAAGGTATTAACTGATTGCCTACAAAGATGGCTTGACTGTGAAGAATTTCGCTGCATAAATAACACATTACGGGAAGAATTAAGACGAGATGAAGCAATTAGAGTATTAATTCGCACAGATAATTTTGAATTACACAGAATTCCCTGGCATTTGTGGGATTTCTTTAATAGATACTCGTTAGCAGAATTTGCCCTAACTACGACAACATCACAAACCCCTCCAAAAGCAGTGCGTAAACATAGGGTAAGAGTTTTGGCGATTCTGGGCAATAGTAGTGGAATTGATGTTCAACTAGACCGTCAGTTGCTAGAAAATTTACCAAATGCCGAAATAGTTTTTTTAGTAGAACCGCAGCGCAAAGAGCTAAACAATTATCTTTGGCAGCAGTGGGATATTTTATTTTTCGCAGGACATAGTGAAACTGCTGATAATACGGGTCTAATTTCTATCAATAAAACTGATACTTTATCAATTGAAGAGTTAAAGTATGGTTTAAAAAGAGCTATTGAACAAGGTTTACAGATAGCAATTTTTAACTCCTGCGATGGTTTAGGATTAACACGGCAACTGGCTTCTTTAAACATCCCGCAAATGATTATCATGCGGGAACCCGTACCGGATGAGGTGGCACAAGAATTTTTAAAACATTTTCTCAAAGCTTTTTCGGGTGGTCAGTCTCTGTATCTGGCTTCACGGGAAGCAAGGGAAAAGCTGCAAGGCTTGGAGGATAAATTTCCCAATGCAACTTGGTTACCAGTCATTTTCCAAAATCCCAGAGTTGTCCCGCTGACTTGGAAGGAATTAAGCACTCAACAAACCGAGCCTAAACGTCATTTTCTGAGTGTGCTTATGGCAAGTGTGCTTGTCACAAGCTTAGTCATGGGAGTGCGCTATTGGGGAATACTACAACCGTGGGAGTTGCAAGCTTATGACCATCTCATGCAACTGCGACCAGCAATTGAAATCTCAGATCCACGTCTAGTGATAGTGACTGTTGATGAAGCAGATATTTATTATCAAAACCAAAAGGGGATGAAAGGGCGAGGGTCGCTCTCAGATAAGGCACTGGCTCAACTGTTGCAAAAACTTGAGCAGTATCAACCAACAACTATCGGTATAGATATTTATCGTGATTTCTCTGTAGACCCGAGTTATCCAGATTTAATAACTCGGCTAAAGCAAGATGAGCGTATTTTTGCAGTGTGCAAAGTTCCTGCTGAATCTGATGGCGCACCAGATGGTATTCACCCCCCGTACGAAGTTCCAAAAGAACGACAGACTTTTAGTGATGTTCTGGCAGACGAAGATGAAGTTGCACGTCGCCAGTTGCTGTATTTGACCCCTCCTGCAAAATCTCCCTGTACAGCAGAATATGCTTTCAGCCTTCAGCTTGCACGTCACTATTTGCGTTCCAAAGGTATCAAGGCAGATATTACCCCTCAAGGCTACTTACAAATTGGCAAAGTTTTGTTTAAACCGTTAAAGGAACACACCAGCGGCTACCAAAAAGTGAGTGCAATAGGTTATCAAGTACTGCTTAATTATCGTTCTTTAAGTAATCAGGAAAAAATTGCCGATTCTATCTCTCTAAGAGATGTCCTAAATGACAATGACCAAATTGACTCTGAATTACTAAAAAATCGTATTGTTCTTATTGGTGTGACTGCCCCAAGTACTGTTGATCATTGGAAGACTCCCTCCCACAAAAAGAAAATACCAGGATTATTTGTGCAGGCGCAGATGATCAGCCATATCCTCAGTGCTGTTGAAAATGATCGCCCTTTGTTGTGGTGGTGGTCTTGGTGGGTGGAAACACTTTGGGTGTGGGGATGGTCGTTGGTAGCTGGAATAATAGCGTGGCGTTGCTCAAAGCCACTATATCTTGGACTGGCAGTAGCTGGGGCGCTGTTAACACTATTTGGAATTTGTTTTGCTATCTTTACACAAGCGGGATGGATACCACTCGTTCCGCCTGCCTTGACATTAATATTAACCTCTATGGCTGTGGTGTGGAGAATACGAAGATAA